A segment of the Eleutherodactylus coqui strain aEleCoq1 chromosome 6, aEleCoq1.hap1, whole genome shotgun sequence genome:
CCATTTCCCTCATTCTGCTGCTCATCAGTACAGGTAAGTATCACCAAACTGACATACTGTGTAATGACTTCTCTTTAATACTAAACTACTGGATGTGAGAAGTTAGTTCATTCTGTTATGCCGTCACTTCAAGGGGTTCGCTTTACAAAACCCATTTCCAAATAACGTATTAACACATTTATAGAGGAGGTTTCTTGGTCAAGACCGTTAGACCTCCACCCACTTGCATCCtttgggctgtgtgctgtccgtgtgaATCCATTGACAGCACATGTGCCCATTTTAGGCTTATGAGGACATTCACACTGATGTTTTTACTTACAGACTAAAAAAAACTCATGGCGCATCCTATTCCTGTCTATTTGATGGACAAAAATTGGACGTGCCAATGCATGCCAATGTGCTGCCTCAGTGTAAATTGGGCAGTACATGGTCTGCTGTGCTATCTGATGTGACTTGCGCTCGAGCCTCCCGATGTGCCCCCAAccttagggcggattcagatgagcATGGCTTTCTTCACTTATActgccgtgataatcacagccgtataCTGGACAAAAGGAAATCAATGATCTCTATGGGATtacagtggtttcgttttcaccacctcttttgCCGCCCGTGATTTGAACGGccaggaaaagataggacctgccctatcttccctgCATGTAGTTAAACCATATGCAGGGAAAATAGGGCAGCCCCTGTCTTCCCGCTGACAAAAGGGGGAGTGATTGCCCTCATtcaggtgcaactatgctccgtgcCATGGAGTGTAGTTGCGCCGATTGCAGTCTGAACGAGCCGTTGGTCAGTGCAGAGAGTAGCTGCAAAGAATGTCTCTGACTCTGAATAACTTGGCACATTCGTGCACTGTATGGACAGACCAACAGGCCATtgagccattgatttcaaattgGTAGTGtgtaatgcttttttttcttccactgtGTTGTGGCGTTGCAGAAAAATTGAAcactaaaggcttattcacactgtCGTAGGTGCAACTATGCTCGCTAGTATGGAGTGTAGTTGCGTCTGAATGGGGGGAATCCATTTCCCTTTGCCCGcagttcaaactccgcaccaaaATGAAAAAAGGTCCGGGAAGACAGGGGCTGCCTGATCTTTCCCATATGTGGTATTCACTACATGCGGGGtaaatagggcaggtcctatcttttcccggcTGTACAAATCACGGGcgggaaaagaggtggtgaaagCGAGaacactgaaatcccatagagataaatTGTTTTGTTCTGTTAcactgttagggcgcccacccactggcgcttGCGTTTTCCGCTGgaaaaaaacgcggcgtttttcgcggcgttttcgcggcttttccgtgaatttccattgacattcatgggtgcattaggagaaaaataaggacacatatgcaactgacagttcctatgttaaaaacgcaaacgcaacgcaaaaaaaaacgccagtggacaggaacacatgttatctctatgcctgtgcaggaaaaacgtaaaacgcaggtaaaaaaacgccagtgggtgggcgcccttatactgcCATAATTATGACGGCAGTATAAGGGGGAAAAAACGTGCTCATCTGAACCCGCCCTTAGaataacttcacacgggcaagtgtgatattgggctgaATAAcgggtggggagagagagtttagctctgctaaactccctccccatttccttcccctcttcgccccttgccggctgcctgcaatgggagggggcgggagctagtgtgctaagcttccgccccctctttgccactTGCCAGCTGCTTTTAGTGGGAGggtgctaaactgcctcccacctctgTTTttacagcagctcccataggcttccatagaagtctataggacagGCTATTGTATTCCGgctgaaaagataggtccagatctGTCTTTTGCGGTCGGCCATTTTTACTCACTGGTAGATCGCCCCCATcttaactgatgcattggaaaccaatgcatcagatggtcacgattttcggccagcgttttcagCTGTGGCTATTATATGTGACTCATGAATTGCTGACCTGGGTCACATTATAACACTACTAGCTTAGATTGCTAATATCATTTATTAATAGAATTCTATCTACCACAGTTCTGATAGCATGCTCCATGGGACTACACAGTAGATACTGAACCCTCAGAGTCCCTGGGATTTTATATTCATGCCCTTtagtttattttatatatttcttcAAGGAAAGTCACATTTTAATCCTAGGATGATGTAATCTAGGGCAATTGTTACTTGTTAGGCAAGTTTGATGGGAATGCCTTAAAATAAGTTGGGTTTAAGAAGTTTAGAGAATTTTTTAGGAAGGATGCAGATGGACTAGAACGGGCTATCTAGAAgtgtaacaaaaaaaatctataaagggACCCTTGAGCTACCACCCATCCTTTACATTACTGGGTGCCTGGTATGTGCCCTTCTCTAAATAACACTTAATCCtctgcattctctatagttatTCCACTCTATGTGTTTAATGTTATAAGGATAATAAGGAGAATTCATTTATTATGTTAGAGATTGCAGTTGTAGCATGAACATCTTGTGGTCCAGTATACAAGCTATACCTaaccactgatgacatcacattcTGTCATGTACAGTACTATATACagaaactatatacagtatactgtatagcTGAAAGACGCATTTGTCCTGTTAGATACTGAGGTGTCTATATGCAATAACTGCAAATATCCTTCACATCTTTCAATGCTGTATCTCCCTGCAGGAATTGAGAGTTACAGGATACAGAAGCGGGAAGCTACCACATATTTGTCTCAAGCACGGGACCTTCTGCATTCGTCATGGGACCAATTCAGTGGGAAAACTCAAGAACTTATTGACAAGGCAAGAAACACAGGAGTAGAGGATAAAGTGAAGTAAGtatattaataaagaagaaataaGCCATCATTGTTATGTGGGCAGATGTGCAACTGATCAGTGAGACTTTATATGCTCGCTGTGGTAACCTGTGGGTTACTTGCTCACCGAGATTGCCATCTTGGCTGGCACCATTCTTATAGAGACTCAGGACCACCAAATCACTTCGAActctggcttctgccagctttatttTACACAGAGGAAAGGATTACAAGCATCAGCATATTGGAACATAACACATGCATCTTGGGTTCATATTCCACAGTGTTGTTTTTAGCTATACCCCACTCGGGCGACCAACGTAGTCTGTTACATGCCGGATCTCAGGCTTGCAGCTTCTGTTGCTGCCTCTGCAGTCTCTTTTCTTGGCGTTCAGCAGGGAACTCAATGTGTCTGAAAGTTTTAACGCCTCCAGACACACTGTACAGCTGTCCCACTGATTAGCACACAGAAGGCCTGCTTTCACACCCTCTGCAGGCCCTTCAGTGAACTACCGCCTTGCCACATCACATAAACAAGTCGATCATCCAATGAACACACATTTGTTCATTCATTGGCTGACTGTTtactcttttacatgggcagatgattGGGCAAATGATTACTCAGCTAAACATTTGGGCCCAATCATCAGCCAATATAAAAGGGCCTTATTGCTCCACAAATAGACACATTTACCATTGTTGAAAAGTTGGGTGACATTTCACAACGATTTGTAAATTACTTGAGCCACACAAACATATAATCAATTGGGTTAATGGAATGGTGGTATCCTAAGACAATGCCACATTAAAAGACATTGAGCTCTTATGTACAACTCACTCTACGGCTATTGATTGTCttgacagcttaaaggggttgtcgagcAAGGATAATCCCTTTTCTAAATGTAGACCCCCTGGTAAGCAGTTGACCAACTATGATCTGTTGTAGTCTCAGGGAAAGCTGCTAGTAATTgaacatttctcctgcagtgacATTGAAGGGGAAATTTATGAGATAGCAAATTAATTTTGTGACAATGTTGAACTAACCCACATGAGTACCAGAACATCCTCCAGCGTATTCAGGGTGGGGCACAATAATAAATTCAAGGGTCTAGCAGAAGACAAGACTATTTTTATCTACTTTTGAGCCTGTCACTTGCTGCTGGGgtttgtcattcaatagctgagagttgcctctgattggtcacaagcAGAACTGAGCTGTCCTTTTGACCCCCGCTTGGCTGAGGGCTTTcctaccaaatttgtgtttacttcacctctttccctgctctgggtggttttgggagcaagCTTGTAACAGCAGCAGAGTGGTTcagacccctgaccaatggaaccttgttgctcggacagatgttcacttctacccggcagcatctgtctcatattaccttcacttaagttacatggaattataaatcatattttaataagacatgtagagaccgattttaagacATGCACTTTGTAcgttgtttccatattttttcccccactgtatatataaaGTGTTGAAACCTTATATTGACCAAATGAATTGTTTTTCCTAGGGAAATTTATGAACAGGGTACACGTACAGTCTCAACCTACGTCAACATTATATCAGACCAGGTCTACCATTGGTGGAATAAGAAATGAGCTACTTACAGCTCGAGATATGGATGAAAGCTAAATGTTAACTTCAATGAATGGAATAATGAAGATGACTGTAATATTCCAACGTAACGTTTTTCAAAGTGTTTTATCACTTCTCTGGATATCAATTGACATTTGTTAGTTAATCATGATAAAATAAAGTCTGTTTTGCACATATCAATCTTGTTGCTGTTCTTAGGAATCTagatgtgtataaatatataaatcaGTTGCAATAAAATACCTTCAATGACACATGTGATGGGGTATATGGTAATGAATTAAAGAGGTTGCcaagctgtaaactattgatagcctatcctcaggactgGCCATCGATAGGAGATTGGCTAGGGTTTGCTATCTGGGATCTCTAGCGATCAGCAAGGCTAAAGGCCTGTGCGCTGCTGACCAGATGAGAAGCAAGAAGCAGACATCAtcaatcccattgcagtggccctgCTTGGTATAACAGACAAAGCTCCCATACACTTTCATGGGCACTTTTATGTGTAATATCAAgtaggggcactgcaatgggattgatGCTgtgtgcttcttgcagaaatcatctcTGGTCAGCAGCACACTGACCTGGCACACAGCTGATTGCCAAGGGTACTGAGcgcaagacccccaccaatctaccgTTGATGACCTGTACTGAGCCATTGTCAGGCTACGgaattccacattaaaatccgCAGATGTAACtgcggattttaatgcagaattgcagACAGGTTTTAAGCAATTTTCAGATCCACATAAAAATCCGCAGGGAGCTCTTagactttgatgcagaattttacGTGGATTGCCGTGCGTCATGCGGACAATTCCATTCCATGTAAAACGTCCACCTCACTAGCATACTCTTATACATGGACAGGTTACTGTCTCCTACAAAATCAGAATACTATATTTCTCTTCTGCTGCTTTCATAATTCTCTTGATCTTTTTGGGATACAAGATTTCCTTTTTTCGGCCCGTTTCATGGtccacatgctgcagtttttattttcaTAATATTATTTGCTACATATTGTGCTGGAGGTAAAAGGAAAAACTCTGAAGGAGAATAGCAATGAGGGGTAATGTACTAAACAAGAGGATTTTCCGGATCGCTATAATTTCTGAGTGGCACAAATACCAAATTCTGTCCTAATGGTGTGCTCTATGGCGATACTGTATTGGTGTATTGTTAGACATCCGTATTGAGTGCCTTATTGTGCACCATATGACAGATAGCTGTAAGCATGAGCCCAAAATAGAGTCCAAGTAAACTTTCAAAACCATCATTGGTCATAtctattatatgcaggagataaaACAATAGGAGATAAAGCAATATACCATACACCTATACACTCACATGCATCCccgcctttttttcattttagaatTTCCCTATTTGGGCTTGTTGTATATTGTACACGACTTAACTGATTAATTCTCGCAGCCAATATGACATAAATGAATTGTATTGTAATAAAAACGGTTTATAACTTCACAGAAAGACCACAGAAGGTTATGAGATCAGTGCATCAGAGAGTTTCTCAGTCAAAGTTAAAGGTGAACTATTGAAGAGGttacccaagcaatttttattgatgacctatcctcagcgaAGCCAAATTAGTGAACCCCGATTTTTACTCCCGTTGACTTTAATGACAATCGGGATGGCCCAATCGGGAAAATTGGGAAGATTACTccaataattgctcatcactactaaGCACATCTGAACACTGCTCCTGCCTGTATACAACAGTTGCTAGACACATAGTGATTCATTGAAATTTTCTGTATATGCAATTAACACTGCATATGGACCTGAATTCACTCgtatgttgctaggagaccagataacaaatgctataaagaaagcaggaatttgtgtgCAAACAATGCAGGACaaagtctggggagcaacacatcatccagactgctgtctgcgaCCTCTGTTTGTTCTTCTTGGCTCTTCCTCCAGAAgaaagtgttattttttttatggtttaTACTACTcccaaaataagtagtataaaccagccgagCCAAGAGAGCAGAATCCTGTTGTGAAGACCTTCAGAACATCTCTCACCatgacagcacaagagaatgtcgcctgggcgatagaagggtgttttagggggttgggctactttctgatgtcattccctgcttgtgaCCTTTCTTCTCCACAGATGATACACTGTCCATACACGTACGTCAGTGCGGAAAACTACTAATTGGTTTTGAGGCACAGCGGATCCACTATCGTgataaaaaatctatatacattTGGTTTCGCCATTATAGAAATGACCCGCACAATAAATTTGACATATTAAAAGTGACTACCATAAAAACGAAGCCTAAAAACAATGGTCAAATTACAGTTTTTGTTCCATGACCtcagaaaaatgtataaaagttgctCAATGCAGTATATATCCattaaaatgatgccattaaaaattaaACATCCTACCTAAAAAAGAAGCCCTGATGTgactatgtggatggaaaaatgggAACAAGTTTTACCTTTTGGAATACAAAGATAAAACAGCAATAACCAAGTTGGCGAGTGCTTCAGAAGTTAAGACAAAAGCTGTGTTCAGGCATCGCAGGTTATTTTGCATGGTTAGATCACTCATAACACCTTCTATTTACGTTCTTTTCTATATCCTGTTTGATACCAAGTTTCAGAAGTTTTGGAAAATCAGACTTTATACTCTGCATATTTCATTCTCACTCATAGTGTGTGTCATATGATTCACTGTTTCCACACTGAAGACAATACATTTTTGGTGGCACAAGTATTATGTAAGCAGCTACAAGTACTTGTCAGGTTCCTTGATAATTTAGGTTTTTAAGAACATAAACCCTACTGAAACTTGCCTACTCAGCATATTGATCAACTTTCTAAATATAACTCCCTTGTTGTGGTAGAAGATGCCTTTTTGTCATGGCACACTTACGTCATGTCTCACCTGCTCCAGTAGCCATGGTTGGTCGCTGCCATGCTCTTGCCTTCTCCTCTGCTCGCTCCCTGACTTCTGCTTGTAGGGCTTACGCAGTATCttgcccattcttttgaaaggccAGTGTGTGCTCCCATAACTCGTCTGCTTTCAATCCAGTTTCTGTAACGGGCTGGTGGTATGTGCTCATGCTACACGTTATGACAGAGGCTGtacttaaaaaaaatgctttagggcccattcacacaggcgtattttgtcgcataaatatgcagcattttcagGGGCTGTTTCTAGCATTTTTCTTGCATATTTTATTGCGCATGcattatttttttgcgcacatgcaATGTGTACTTATCTGCCCAAAAAACGCAAACAGGCCCAACTATTCAAAAGTGTCCCGACCACAGAACACACCCATAAAAAGGTCAAAAGAGTGATTAGACACCATTTTGTGGTGCTTTGTGCGTTTTTATGTGGCAAAGTACCAAACACTttggagaagtccagatacacaagatccaatgactctccccagtccagtctagaactttgCATTAGGCTGTCAATCATCCAGCCACAACTCAGGTATTGGCTAACCAGTTAGTAAGGTGTTAGCAGGCCTATGCTTAGTAGATCAGTCCTCTGCACTGATTTGCTGCCAATATGTGGTAAAAgcaggaaggaagggggggggggtggcagagGGAGTGGCAGGTTAGTTAGAGTTAAACAGAGAGAAAGGAAAAGCTGGAGAGAGACAGTGCAGTGAGGAGCAGAAAGTGTGAGTACACCAAAAAGTGGTTATATCAGAGATAGACACAGAAAAGGAAAGAAGAATCAGTTTGTGTAATAATAGGAGAAGACAGAAAAGTAAAGGAAACAACTTGAGTATGGCCACTCTCACATGATGGTAAGCGCCATGTTCAAGCACAAGGCCCTATTGAAATGCCATGGTAATTGTGGAAAAAATGGATGAGTGAGAGTGACCTAACAGTAACAAAGAAGGAAGAAGATTTCTAATTAAAGtaatagagaaagagagaagcagaAGGACAAAGCATAGTGTACACAAGATTCCTGTATTTTCAAATTGTCTTAGAGCCCAAGCGTACAGATGAGATTCCTGTACTTATTGCCTGCATGTGTACAGATATGTGTCTCTCTACTAACTTGAAAAGTTGACTTTAAGCAATGAAGTAATGGAAAATTGTATGAAGTTTATTGAAGATCCTTCTCTAAGTAATTGTTCCACTGTTTTAAAGTTtcatcctgactcctggagtcccttctcaccacTGAAACTTCTGCACTGATGTACCACACTGACCTCCAGGGAAAAGGACTACAATccccattttcttttatttttttatttttatttttgcctataTACGGGTAAGCGTTACAAACTTGACAACATTAATACCACCAAACCCTACCACACTAATAGAAAGCCATAAAACGCTACACttagtttctttatttttacacTGTCAGCCTTTGCCGCCATTCATGAGGGGAGCCGTAGAGCCACCGTGATCACTGCCATTAGTGTCACCTACCCCTCCGTGGTCTAGCATGCTACACAAGTCTCACATAGTGTTGCAATGACAGTCTGCATTGAAAGGGCATATTTTTGGTCTAGCTTTCTATAAATATTTACAAGTGATTTGCAATATATATCAGCACATTCCTCTTATCTTTTCGCATCGAGGTATTCCAGAACCCCTTCGAATGATGAATTGTCCTTGAGTACATCATACCTGCCCTTTGTGTGTGGAGCTGCTTCAAGATCTTTACTGAGATATGTGCCGGGTACTTGTGCCCTCTTCAGGATCTTCTAGCTGCTGTGAAATTTCCACACTAACCAGTATTGCTGGGGATGCTGTGCCATGAGTTGCCACTGTCTTTCCACATCTTCCTCAGATTTGGGGAGGTGGTCAGCAATCCtaaaaagaaggcaaaaaatgtaaaaatatcctAAAAAAGGATTGGTTTATGAcaattaaacaaaacaaaaaaaaaacaacacaattacaTTGCTACATCGACGACTTTGCACAGAAATGACAGCCATTTCATGAATTTGTAAGGCCTTTTAAGGTTCCCACCAGCTCCACTGCGAGGCTGGGACCCATACTTCCATCAGCAAGtggcatacagaatgggaggaattgagctaagcagcagcacatgtgaaaaagacttgggtatactaatagatcatagactgaacatgagtcaacaatgtgatgcagcagccaaaaaggcaaacacaattctgggatgtattaaggccagcttcacacgagcgtgacggg
Coding sequences within it:
- the APOC2 gene encoding apolipoprotein C-II yields the protein MNKTQVLAISLILLLISTGIESYRIQKREATTYLSQARDLLHSSWDQFSGKTQELIDKARNTGVEDKVKEIYEQGTRTVSTYVNIISDQVYHWWNKK